The genomic DNA CGCAGGCGCAAAATTTACGCGATTCTGGTGTGGAAGTTGTAGTTGGTGTTAGGCAGGGTAAGTCTTTTGAAGTAGCAAAAGCAGATGGATTTGAAGTAATGTCTGTTTCAGAAGCAGTTCGAACCGCTCAAGTTGTACAAATGTTATTGCCAGATGAACAGCAAGCACATGTGTATAAAGCAGAAGTAGAAGAGAATCTTAGCGAAGGGAAAATGTTACTTTTCTCACATGGATTTAATATTCATTTCGGACAAATTAATCCGCCAAGTTACGTAGATGTAGCAATGGTCGCGCCAAAAAGTCCAGGTCATCTCGTTCGTCGTGTATTCCAAGAAGGGAATGGTGTTCCGGCATTAGTCGCAGTACATCAAGATGCAACAGGCACAGCATTAAATGTAGCACTTGCGTATGCAAAAGGTGTAGGGTGTACACGTGCAGGTGTAATTGAAACGACATTCCAAGAAGAAACGGAGACGGATTTATTCGGTGAGCAAGCGGTACTTTGTGGCGGGGTAACTGCACTTGTGAAAGCTGGTTTTGAAACGTTAACGGAAGGCGGGTATCGTCCTGAAATTGCATACTTTGAATGTTTGCATGAATTAAAGTTAATTGTTGATTTAATGTACGAAGGTGGATTAACGAACATGCGCCACTCTATTTCAGATACTGCAGAGTTCGGAGATTATGTAACAGGATCGAGAATTGTTACAGATGAAACGAAGAAGGAAATGAAGCGTGTTCTGACAGAAATCCAGCAAGGAGAATTTGCGAAGAAATGGATTTTAGAAAATCAAGCGGGACGTCCGACGTATAACGCAATGAAAAAAGCAGAACAAAATCATCAATTAGAAAAAGTGGGAGCAGAGCTTCGTGAAATGATGAGCTGGATTCATGCATCGAAAGAATTAGTAAAGAAATAGAGTAAGAGAGTATAAATGAAAAATATGTAAGAGGGGATTTGACAAGATGAGAAGTGATATGATTAAAAAAGGTTTTGATAAAGCGCCGCACCGTAGTTTATTAAAAGCAACTGGTTTGAAAGATGAAGATTTTGATAAACCTTTCATAGCAATTTGTAATTCTTTTATTGAAATTATTCCAGGGCATAAACACTTGAACGAGTTTGGGAAACTTGTAAAAGAGGCAGTTCGTGCGGCAGGTATGGTACCATTCGAATTCAATACAATTGGAGTTGACGATGGTATTGCGATGGGACATATCGGTATGCGTTATTCTCTTCCGAGTCGTGAGATTATTGCAGATTCAGTAGAAACGGTTGTAAATGCACACTGGTTTGACGGCATGATTTGTATCCCAAACTGTGACAAAATTACACCAGGTATGATGATGGCCGCACTACGTATTAACATTCCGACTGTGTTTGTTTCAGGCGGCCCGATGGCAGCAGGAAAAACATCTAAAGGAGAAGTTGTTGATCTGAGTTCCGTTTTTGAAGGAGTAGGAGCTTATCAATCTGGGAAAATTTCAGAAGAAGAATTAAAAGATATTGAAGATCATGGCTGTCCATCTTGTGGCTCTTGTTCGGGTATGTTTACCGCGAACTCTATGAATTGTTTATGTGAAGTTTTAGGTTTAGCTCTTCCTGGAAACGGGAGTATTTTAGCAATTGATCCAAGACGTGAAGAGTTAATTAAACAAGCAGCAGAGAAATTGAAAATTTTAATTGAAAGAGATATTAAGCCGCGCGATATTGTAACAGAAGAAGCAATTGACGATGCTTTTGCACTTGATATGGCGATGGGTGGATCAACGAATACAGTACTACACACGCTAGCACTCGCACAAGAAGCAGGACTAGATTATGATATGAACCGTATTGATGCAGTTTCAAGACGTGTACCTCATTTATGTAAAGTAAGTCCAGCCTCAAATTGGCATATGGAAGATATTGATCGTGCGGGCGGGATTAGTGCAATTTTGAAAGAGATGAGCCGGAAAGAAGGAGTACTTCATCTTGATCGAATAACTGCTACTGGGCAAACATTAAGAGAAAATATTGCTGATGCAGAGATTAAAGATAAGGAAGTTATTCACTCTCTCGAAAACCCTCATAGTGAAGAAGGGGGATTGCGTATATTAAAAGGCAACCTTGCGAAAGACGGAGCAGTTATTAAAAGCGGTGCAACTGAAGTAAAACGATTTGAAGGACCTTGCGTTATTTTTAATTCACAAGATGAGGCACTTGCTGGCATTATGCTTGGGAAAGTGAAAAAAGGAGATGTAGTTGTCATTCGTTATGAAGGACCAAGAGGTGGCCCTGGTATGCCAGAAATGTTAGCACCAACATCAGCAATTGCTGGAATGGGATTAGGTGCTGAGGTTGCATTATTAACGGATGGACGTTTCTCTGGAGCTTCACGTGGAATTTCAGTAGGACATATTTCACCAGAAGCAGCTGCGGGCGGAACGATTGCACTTCTTGAACAAGGGGATATCGTTTGTATCGATGTTGAGGAACGCTTGCTAGAAGTAAGAGTGAGTGATGAGGAATTAGAAAAGCGTAAAAAAGAATGGAAACGACCAGAACCGAAAGTGAAAACTGGCTGGCTTGGACGTTATGCGCAAATGGTAACATCGGCGAATACGGGGGCAGTCCTAAAAATTCCGAATTTTGATTGAGCCAATTTAAAAGAGATAAGGATGATAGAAAATGGTGCAGAAAGTAAAGGAAAGAGTGAAAATTGAAGATATCTTAATGGCTCATAATTGCATGAAAGACATCGTTATTAAAACACCGTTACAACGTGATACAGTTCTATCTGAGAAATATGATTGTGACGTTTATGTAAAACGAGAAGACTTACAATTGATTCGCTCCTTCAAAATTCGGGGTGCGTACAATTTAATTCAAAGTTTATCAAAAGAACAATTACAAAATGGTGTTGTGTGTGCAAGTGCCGGTAATCATGCGCAAGGAGTTGCTTATACATGTAATTTATTGAAGATTCCGTCAAAAATTTTCATGCCGACGACGACACCTAAACAAAAAGTATCACAAGTACAATTTTTCGGTGGTGATTTTGCGGAAATTGTATTAGTTGGTGATACATTTGATAGCTCTTTCCAAGAAGCACAGCGCTATTGTGAAGAAAATAGAATGACGTTTGTTCATCCGTTTGATGATCCGTATGTCGTTGCTGGTCAAGGGACAGTGGCAGTTGAAATTATGCATGATATGGAGAAATCGGTTGATTATATCTTTACAGCAATCGGCGGTGGTGGATTAGCATCAGGTGTTGGTACATATGTAAAAGGTGTTAGTCCTGCTACAAAGATCATTGGTGTAGAGCCAATGGGAGCTGCATCTATGAAAGAGGCTTTTCTTCAAAATGAAAATGTCGCTTTGGAGAAAATAGATAGTTTTGTTGATGGGGCAGCTGTTAAAAAGGTAGGAAAGTTAACATTTGAAACTTGTAAAGATGTCATTGATGACATTGTTTTAGTACCAGAGGGAAAGGTTTGTACGACGATTTTAGAACTGTATAAGAAAAATGCAATTGTAGCAGAGCCTGCTGGTGCACTTTCTATTGCAGCACTTGATCTATATAGGGATGAAATTAAAGGTAAAACAGTTGTATGCACATTAAGTGGTGGGAATAATGATATTGATAGAATGCAAGAAATGAAAGAACGTTCTCTCATTTACGAAGGGTTAAAGCATTATTTCATCATTGAATTCCCGCAACGTTCGGGAGCGCTAAGAGAATTTCTTGATAAAGGATTAGGACCAGAAGATGATATTACGCGCTTTGAATACATTAAGAAACATAATAAGGAAAATGGTCCAGCACTAGTCGGAGTAGAGTTAAAACATAAAGAGGATTATGAGCAATTAATTACTCGTTTTAAAGAAAATAATATTCAATTTGTGGAGCTTAATAAAAATCCTGTTTTATTTGATTTACTTATTTAATAGAAGGAAAGGGTTAGCATACAGTTGTAATTGAAACAAAAAAGATAGATACAAGCAAGGGAAACGCTGCTTGTTCTATCTTTTTTACAATTAAACTAAATAATTTCCATATTCAAGAAGGATAAAGCTAGTTAACCAAAAGAGTATCGCAATACGAATGATTACATACATAGTGAATTCAAAAGTAGTAAGTTTTCGTTCTCGTTTTATTTTTTTTAGAAGTCTAACAGAGAAAACTGAACATAAAAGTAGAACCGCAATAGACATTTTATAAATGTTCTCTAACAAACTTACATTTTCTAATAAGTCTTTCAGCATGTTCATCACCTATTCTGTAAAGTATGTTACAGAGAAATAGATCTTGCGTTGTTTAGTTGCGGGTGTTTTTTATGTTCCCTGTATCATCAATTTTTACATCAGTTGAAATTGTTTGTAAATATTGTAGAGCTTTTCTCTTTTCCTCCTCATTTACAGGGGAAATTTGATTATTACGAATGATGTAAGGGTTGAATGACATTTGGACATCCTTTCCTTTAAAAGTTAAAGTTAATACGCCAGTTTCGGCACTTTTTCCATTCACATAACTTGGGAATAAAAAGTTTCCTAATGAGTAAGCGACAGGAACGTTATTATAATATTCAAACCCTTGTAACCAATGTGGATGACTTCCCACAATCGCGTCGGCTCCTGCTTCAACCATTTTAGGTACATATTGTTTTTGGTATTCTACCGGACGATTTGATTTTTCAACGCCCCAATGCATATAGACAATTAAATAGTCTGCATCTTGTTTTTGTTCTTTAATTGTTTTTGTTACAAGGTTTAAATCATATCCATTTGCAACACCAGGCTTATTTTCACCAGCTACCCAAGTAAAGTCAGGCATAAATCGAACGAAGGAAAGGAATTTGAACTTTTTCCCTTTTACTGTTATTTCTCGTGCTGTATATGCATCTTTTGCATTTTTTCCGGCGCCAATATAAGGGAACTTTAATTTTTCTACATGAGAGATTGTATCTAATAATCCCTCTTGACCATAATCAAGTGTATGATTATTCCCGATATTTACGATGTCATATCCAGTATTTTTAATCGCTTGTAGTGTGGATGGATCACTTTTAATCCAAAATAGCTGTCCAGGTGCTTTCTTTTCTTTCGTTGTAAATGCTGACTCTAAATTAACGAAAGAAATATCAGCTTTTTTTATTTCTTCTTTTACATGTTGGAATGGGTAGTCAGCCCCGTTTTTTTCGATTACCGGACGTAATTGCCAATCTAACATTGTATCACCAGAAAAGGTGAGTGTAATTTCCGGGTTTTCTATTTTCTTCTCGCTTGTTGAAGCGGTTTTGTTAGATTTGTTTTGGAAATTGGGTTTGTCTTTCGCTTTTGAAGTAAAAGAGTGGTTAATTAATACAACAATTGGTGTAATGCAAAAGGCTATTAACAAAAATCGTTTTAGTAAAGTTTTCATAAATACCTTCCCTTTTGAGTTTATCCCGCAATTAAATTAGCAATGAGTCTATAAAAAATAATTGGTTTATGTGCAGATACAAAAAAATGCGGATTATGTAGTGAAAAACATTTGTTAATATTCTCAATATTAAGTTAACATATAGATAACCTGTAAATCAATGTATAAACCAAAATATAGAAATAAAGAATTAGAAGGGTGAAGAACGAGAGATGGTTATATTAGGGGCAGTTGTAAATGGGATTTGTATTATATTTGGTACTTTACTTGGTAAATTATTTAGTAAGATTCCAGAAAGTATGAAGGGAACCATAATGCACGCAATCGGTTTAGCGGTTACTGCGCTTGGACTTCAAATGGCATTGAAAAGTGAAAATTTTCTTGTTGTCATTTTAAGTTTAGTGATTGGTACCGTCATCGGGGAATGGCTACAATTAGAGGGAAAGTTAAAACTGTTAGGAGATTGGCTAGAAAATAAAGTTGGATCGAAAGGAAAAGGAAGCATATCAGAAGGTTTTGTAACAGCTACTCTTATTTTTGCAATTGGTGCGATGGGGATACTTGGTGCACTTGACAGTGGGATTCGCGGAAATCATGATATTTTATTTACAAAGGCGATTATCGATGGATTTATTTCTATTATATTAACGACAACTCTAGGGATTGGCGTAGTGTTTTCAGCGATTCCAGTCATTTTATATGAAGGTGGTATTGCAGTTTTTGCAACACAAATTAATAGTGTTGTCCCGAAAGAATTAATGAATCAATTTATAGTGGAAATGACAGCTACAGGCGGTATTATGATAGCCGCAATTGGATTGAATTTACTCGGATTTATTAAAATTAAAGTCGCAAATTTACTTCCAGGTATATTAGTAGTTGGAATCATTGTTTCACTTATTTATAGTTACGGTTTAATAGTAAAGTAGTAGGGGGATGGAGATACATATGGAGGAATTTCAATTTACAAAACGTGTGCATAACATATTGAAGATTGCAGCAGAAGAAGCAGAATGTAATATCATTCAACCAGTTCATCTGTTTATCGGTATGTGTAAAGAAGGTACTGGCGTTTGTGGCGAGTTGTATATGTATTTGTTTCGTAGCGTGGGTTCAGATTTTTTAGAAAAACTTTCAATACAAAAACAAACTGATTTAACGATTCAAGAGTATAAAAAAATAGGACAATATAAGTTATCTTATAAGATGCTAGAAGTTTTACAAATAGCGAAGAAACGTATGGAACGTTTCCGGCAAGTATTAATGAATGAAGGACATGTTATATATGCACTATTTCGCGCGGATACGTTTATTGAAAATCCACAAATACAAAAAGATATATTACGTATTATAGCTGAGCCAAGAGATTTAGCGGTCGATTTAAAATGTTTTGTTCCTACTTATAATAATTTAACTTGTCATGTTAGACAGGCTAACTCTTCTGATTTTGAAAAATTAACAAGCTTTGTCAATGAGGAATTTGGTGAACGTTGGTTACATTCGGTAGAGTATGGGTTTCGTACATATAAAGAAAATTTACCTATTTACATAGTAGAACAAGAAGAAGTGATAGTAGGTTTTGCTTGTTATGATGTAGTGAGAGGAAAGAAGGGATTGTTTGGTCCGATGGGCACAGCGAAACAAAATCGTTTGAAAGGTGTAGGAAATCAATTGTTACATTGTTGTTTACATAGTATGAAGCAAGATGGATATGCATATGCAATTGTTGGACAAGCGGGTCCGATTGAGTTTTACGAGAGAAATTGTGATGCTAGTTTAATACCAATAATGGATAAGTAACCAACTCCATATATGGGAGTTGGTTTTATTATGAAAATAATGTAGAGATGTAGTGATTCTTACTGGAAAATAGCGGGTTTTGTAGTAAGTCTTACAAATAAAGCAAATTACTAAACTTTTTACAAGAAAGGGTGTAGAATGGGTATCGAATGAAAGAAGGTGTGAAAATGGCCAGCTGGAAACGAAATTTAATGATTTGTTGGCTAGGTTGTTTTACCACTGCGGCCGGTATGAGCCTAGTAATTCCTTTCTTATCTTTTTATATTGAGGAATTAGGGGTGACTGGCACTTCTAGTATTGCACAGTGGTCGGGACTTGCATTTGGTGTAACGTTTTTAATGGGTGCGATCGTATCACCGATATGGGGAAAGCTTGGTGATATACATGGACGGAAATTGATGCTGATTCGCGCGAGCCTTGGTATGGCGATTATTATGACGCTTATGGGGTTTGTAACGGATGTATATCAATTAGTCGCACTAAGATTTTTGATGGGAGCAGTATCTGGATTCCTTTCAACGGCGATGACATTTATTGCAGCAGAAACTCCGACAGAGCATTCAGGTTGGGCGATTTCCACAATTTCAACTGGTGGCGTGAGCGGTTCATTACTTGGACCATTACTTGGAGGCTATTTATCTGAATTGATTGGAATGCGCCATGTCTTTCTTGTTACAGGAGCTTTTTTATTCCTTTCTTTTCTAATCGTCTTTTTCTTCTTACATGAAGAAAATCACTCTGCCAAGGCAAAAAAAGCACAGCCGAAAAAAGTATGGACGATGGTTCCAGCAAAGCATTTAATTATTAGTTTATTTGTAACAACATTTATTATTCAACTTGCGAATATGTCAATTCAACCTATTATTACGTTATACGTAAAGAATTTGGAAGGGGCAGGGACATCTCATATCGAAATGATTGCAGGGGCAGTCATGTCAGCGACAGGGCTAGCAGTTATTTTGGCAGCACCAAGACTAGGAAGATTATCAGATCAAATCGGTCCTCAAAAAACATTAGTTGTAGCGTTGTTTGCTGCAGGAATTATCTTTATTCCGCAAGCATTTGTAACCTCAGCTTGGCAACTATTAATTCTTCGATTTTTATTAGGTATCGCACAAGCAGGATTATTACCTTCCGTACAAACTCTACTAAAACAACATACACCAACCCATGTAACCGGACGAATATTTGGATATAATCAATCGTTTCAGTTTTTAGGAAATATGATTGGACCAGTACTTGGTGGACAAATTGCAGCACATGCAGGATTCCAATATGTGTTCTTCTCTACTTCATCACTATTATTTATCGCGTGCATTTGGGTTTATTTTCATAATAAGAACGAAGAAGTATCAGAGAAACGACATTTGGAAGTTAGTTAACTAAGTGAATGAAAAAAGGATGAAGCAACGATTGCTTCATCCTTTTCTTTAAAATGTAAGACATAGATAACTTAATGTACCAAGCTCATAACTACGGTGAATGACTTCACCCTTATTATCGCCACTTCCCATAGCGATAAATAAAGGAACAAAATGCTCTGCTCTTGGAACTGCTAATTGTGCATGAGGCGCACTGTTTTCCCAATTAAACAATGCATCTTTATCAGTAGTCTGCATATGTTTAATAATCCAATCATCGAATTCAATTGCCCATTGTTCGGGTGTGGTTTGATTCCATTTCAAAGCTCGTAAGTTATGAACGGTAACACCGCTACCGATTACTAAAATATCTTCTTGCCCAAGTCCTTTTAATGCTTCTCCAATCTTAAATTGTTCTTTTGCAGGAAGAAATGGATTAACTGATATTTGTACGACAGGAATATTCGCTTCTGGATACATACGATGCAGAAGTGTCCATGAGCCATGATCTAAACCTCTCGTCATATTATGATGGACTGGAATACCTTTATTTTTAAATTTTGTTTCTAGCATAGATGCAATGCTAGAAGAACCTTTTGCGCGATATTTAATTTCGTATAACTCAGGAGGAAAACCTCCAAAATCATAAATTGTTTCATATTCGTTATCTGAGGAGGAAATCGTTAATACTTCACTTTCCCAGTGAGCAGTAAAAATAACAATTGCTTTCGGTTTATATGTTTCTCCAAGTGTTTTTAAAAAGCGTGTATAATCTGTATCTTGAATAGCGAGCATTGGTGAACCATGTGCTAAAAATAATGATGGCATCATAATAGAACCCTCCTAAAAATATAATAATTACTTTATGTAAGTAACTATATAATTTTATTTCCTATTCGTCAACATAATAGTTTGACAGCTAATCGATAAAGTGCGGCATTTGTCATAATGAAAGCAATTGCATATAATACATAATAAGAATAATGAATGTATATTCATTTTTTTAATAGATACATAAAAGATTTGGGGGCTGACGAAATGAACGTACAGGAAAGTTTCGTTACGGCATTGGATGGATCGGAAATTTATCTACGCAAGTGGTTACCAGAAGGAGATCCGCGAGGGATTATTCAAATTGCACATGGTATGACAGAGCATGCAGGTGTTTATACTGACTTTATTGATGCGTTATTAGAAGCAGGGTATGGCGTTTATGCGCATGATCATAAAGGTCATGGGAAAACAGTAAAAAGAGAAGAAGATTATGGTCATTTTGAACCGGATATAGGATGGAATCAGGCTGTGTCTGATGTGGTCTTTGTTTCGGAAATGATAAAAGAAGAACAGACATGTCCACTATTTATACTTGGTCATAGTATGGGGTCTTTCCTATCAAGACGAGCAGTGCAACTTCGAGGCGAATTATATGATGGTTTTCTTATTTCAGGAACTGGTGGGAGTCCAGGGTTTTTAGGAGTCATTGGTCATAAAGCAGCAACAATCGAAATGAAATTACGCGGGGCAAAAACGAAAAGTCCGATGTTAAACTTTTTATCTTTCGGAAACTTTAATTCGAACTTTAAGCCAAATCGTACAAGTTTTGATTGGTTATCTTCAGATAATAATCAAGTTGATAAATATATTGCGGATCCGTTATGTGGATTCATTTGTACGACGAGTTTCTATCGAGAATTATTTTCTGGTGTATTAGAAGTAAATAAACTAGAAGAATACAAGAAGACGCCAAGCAATCTTCCAATACATATATTCTCTGGAGACCGTGATCCTGTTGGAGATATGGGGAAAGGCGTAAAAGAAGTATATGAAAACTATAAAAAATGTGGTGTGAAAGACGTGACACTACGTTTGTATGAAAATGGAAGACATGAAATGTTCCATGAAGTGAATAGAGATGAAGTATTTAAAGATTTGATTTCGTGGTTAGATGCGCATAATAGATAAGAAAGTTAAGCTCAAACTGTTTGTAGTTTGGGCTTGTATTTATATATTCGTTAGAGATAAGGACAAAGTGTTTTTTTAAAATTGCTTCAAACAAATATAGAAATAGTTTCAAGGAGATGAATATATGAAATTTGGAATTATCGGCCCATCAGAAGATGAAATTATGCCATTTATTGAAGAGATGACTAATAAGGAAATAACGAACCTTGCGATGTTAACGTTTCATAGTGGGAAATATGAAAATGTGGAAGTTGTTGCATT from Bacillus basilensis includes the following:
- a CDS encoding DUF554 domain-containing protein, encoding MVILGAVVNGICIIFGTLLGKLFSKIPESMKGTIMHAIGLAVTALGLQMALKSENFLVVILSLVIGTVIGEWLQLEGKLKLLGDWLENKVGSKGKGSISEGFVTATLIFAIGAMGILGALDSGIRGNHDILFTKAIIDGFISIILTTTLGIGVVFSAIPVILYEGGIAVFATQINSVVPKELMNQFIVEMTATGGIMIAAIGLNLLGFIKIKVANLLPGILVVGIIVSLIYSYGLIVK
- a CDS encoding alpha/beta hydrolase; this encodes MNVQESFVTALDGSEIYLRKWLPEGDPRGIIQIAHGMTEHAGVYTDFIDALLEAGYGVYAHDHKGHGKTVKREEDYGHFEPDIGWNQAVSDVVFVSEMIKEEQTCPLFILGHSMGSFLSRRAVQLRGELYDGFLISGTGGSPGFLGVIGHKAATIEMKLRGAKTKSPMLNFLSFGNFNSNFKPNRTSFDWLSSDNNQVDKYIADPLCGFICTTSFYRELFSGVLEVNKLEEYKKTPSNLPIHIFSGDRDPVGDMGKGVKEVYENYKKCGVKDVTLRLYENGRHEMFHEVNRDEVFKDLISWLDAHNR
- a CDS encoding GNAT family N-acetyltransferase — translated: MEEFQFTKRVHNILKIAAEEAECNIIQPVHLFIGMCKEGTGVCGELYMYLFRSVGSDFLEKLSIQKQTDLTIQEYKKIGQYKLSYKMLEVLQIAKKRMERFRQVLMNEGHVIYALFRADTFIENPQIQKDILRIIAEPRDLAVDLKCFVPTYNNLTCHVRQANSSDFEKLTSFVNEEFGERWLHSVEYGFRTYKENLPIYIVEQEEVIVGFACYDVVRGKKGLFGPMGTAKQNRLKGVGNQLLHCCLHSMKQDGYAYAIVGQAGPIEFYERNCDASLIPIMDK
- a CDS encoding multidrug efflux MFS transporter, which gives rise to MASWKRNLMICWLGCFTTAAGMSLVIPFLSFYIEELGVTGTSSIAQWSGLAFGVTFLMGAIVSPIWGKLGDIHGRKLMLIRASLGMAIIMTLMGFVTDVYQLVALRFLMGAVSGFLSTAMTFIAAETPTEHSGWAISTISTGGVSGSLLGPLLGGYLSELIGMRHVFLVTGAFLFLSFLIVFFFLHEENHSAKAKKAQPKKVWTMVPAKHLIISLFVTTFIIQLANMSIQPIITLYVKNLEGAGTSHIEMIAGAVMSATGLAVILAAPRLGRLSDQIGPQKTLVVALFAAGIIFIPQAFVTSAWQLLILRFLLGIAQAGLLPSVQTLLKQHTPTHVTGRIFGYNQSFQFLGNMIGPVLGGQIAAHAGFQYVFFSTSSLLFIACIWVYFHNKNEEVSEKRHLEVS
- the ilvC gene encoding ketol-acid reductoisomerase, which produces MKTYYEKDANVELLQGKTVAVIGYGSQGHAQAQNLRDSGVEVVVGVRQGKSFEVAKADGFEVMSVSEAVRTAQVVQMLLPDEQQAHVYKAEVEENLSEGKMLLFSHGFNIHFGQINPPSYVDVAMVAPKSPGHLVRRVFQEGNGVPALVAVHQDATGTALNVALAYAKGVGCTRAGVIETTFQEETETDLFGEQAVLCGGVTALVKAGFETLTEGGYRPEIAYFECLHELKLIVDLMYEGGLTNMRHSISDTAEFGDYVTGSRIVTDETKKEMKRVLTEIQQGEFAKKWILENQAGRPTYNAMKKAEQNHQLEKVGAELREMMSWIHASKELVKK
- a CDS encoding class III extradiol ring-cleavage dioxygenase yields the protein MMPSLFLAHGSPMLAIQDTDYTRFLKTLGETYKPKAIVIFTAHWESEVLTISSSDNEYETIYDFGGFPPELYEIKYRAKGSSSIASMLETKFKNKGIPVHHNMTRGLDHGSWTLLHRMYPEANIPVVQISVNPFLPAKEQFKIGEALKGLGQEDILVIGSGVTVHNLRALKWNQTTPEQWAIEFDDWIIKHMQTTDKDALFNWENSAPHAQLAVPRAEHFVPLFIAMGSGDNKGEVIHRSYELGTLSYLCLTF
- a CDS encoding CapA family protein, with product MKTLLKRFLLIAFCITPIVVLINHSFTSKAKDKPNFQNKSNKTASTSEKKIENPEITLTFSGDTMLDWQLRPVIEKNGADYPFQHVKEEIKKADISFVNLESAFTTKEKKAPGQLFWIKSDPSTLQAIKNTGYDIVNIGNNHTLDYGQEGLLDTISHVEKLKFPYIGAGKNAKDAYTAREITVKGKKFKFLSFVRFMPDFTWVAGENKPGVANGYDLNLVTKTIKEQKQDADYLIVYMHWGVEKSNRPVEYQKQYVPKMVEAGADAIVGSHPHWLQGFEYYNNVPVAYSLGNFLFPSYVNGKSAETGVLTLTFKGKDVQMSFNPYIIRNNQISPVNEEEKRKALQYLQTISTDVKIDDTGNIKNTRN
- the ilvD gene encoding dihydroxy-acid dehydratase yields the protein MRSDMIKKGFDKAPHRSLLKATGLKDEDFDKPFIAICNSFIEIIPGHKHLNEFGKLVKEAVRAAGMVPFEFNTIGVDDGIAMGHIGMRYSLPSREIIADSVETVVNAHWFDGMICIPNCDKITPGMMMAALRINIPTVFVSGGPMAAGKTSKGEVVDLSSVFEGVGAYQSGKISEEELKDIEDHGCPSCGSCSGMFTANSMNCLCEVLGLALPGNGSILAIDPRREELIKQAAEKLKILIERDIKPRDIVTEEAIDDAFALDMAMGGSTNTVLHTLALAQEAGLDYDMNRIDAVSRRVPHLCKVSPASNWHMEDIDRAGGISAILKEMSRKEGVLHLDRITATGQTLRENIADAEIKDKEVIHSLENPHSEEGGLRILKGNLAKDGAVIKSGATEVKRFEGPCVIFNSQDEALAGIMLGKVKKGDVVVIRYEGPRGGPGMPEMLAPTSAIAGMGLGAEVALLTDGRFSGASRGISVGHISPEAAAGGTIALLEQGDIVCIDVEERLLEVRVSDEELEKRKKEWKRPEPKVKTGWLGRYAQMVTSANTGAVLKIPNFD
- the ilvA gene encoding threonine ammonia-lyase IlvA — protein: MVQKVKERVKIEDILMAHNCMKDIVIKTPLQRDTVLSEKYDCDVYVKREDLQLIRSFKIRGAYNLIQSLSKEQLQNGVVCASAGNHAQGVAYTCNLLKIPSKIFMPTTTPKQKVSQVQFFGGDFAEIVLVGDTFDSSFQEAQRYCEENRMTFVHPFDDPYVVAGQGTVAVEIMHDMEKSVDYIFTAIGGGGLASGVGTYVKGVSPATKIIGVEPMGAASMKEAFLQNENVALEKIDSFVDGAAVKKVGKLTFETCKDVIDDIVLVPEGKVCTTILELYKKNAIVAEPAGALSIAALDLYRDEIKGKTVVCTLSGGNNDIDRMQEMKERSLIYEGLKHYFIIEFPQRSGALREFLDKGLGPEDDITRFEYIKKHNKENGPALVGVELKHKEDYEQLITRFKENNIQFVELNKNPVLFDLLI